The sequence taagatgtattcatacacttttgaaagactttaagacacatatcaaagtacttctacttatcaaaaattcttacaattacattctcgttcattttcatcaacaattctactcgtatgcactcgtattcgtactcgtacaatacccagcttctagatgtatttactattgatatatacacactTAATCATTCACTCTTAGCAGCAATCTTAGAGCCAACAACATGTGGGGATTTATCATTTAACTTCTTATAACAAATTTCTAACTAAATAACAAAAACTAAAAACTCCTTTATGGACTTTAAAAAAAATTGccatattatatacatacatgcatgcatTTCAAGTCTAATTCACAAGATCAATAGTTCCATTCTCTTTCTCTCTAAACACACTTAAGAACACTTAAATATCCAGCAAACTAATCTTCATcctcatcaaaaactacttcaagaatcaagctataatcatcataggaagaacacttcaacaacactttcaaggttactagattacttccaagctttcaaatccattccaagtaatcatccaaaatcaagaaacctttgttatttacagtaggttatctttattattcaaggtaatactcatattcaaactttaattcaatttctataactataaactatcttaattcgagtaaaaatcttacttgaacttgttttcgtgtcatgattctacttcaagaactttcaagtcatccaagatcctttgaagctagatcatttcttgtcacttccagtaggtttacctactataattgaggtagtaatgatgtttataacatcatttgattcatatatatatatatatatatatatatatatatatatatatatatatatatatatatatatatatatatatatatatatatatatatatatatatatatataactatcttattcgaagatttaaaattgtaatcactagaacatagtttagttaattctaaacttgttcgcaaacaaagttaatccttctaacttaacttttaaaatcaactaaacacatcttctatatctatatgatatgctaacataatgatttaaaacgtggaaacacgaagaacaccgtaaaaccggacatacgcagtcgtagtgaaaccgggggctgttttgggttagataattaaaaactatgataaactttgatttaaaagttgttcttctgggaaaatgatttttcttatgaacatgaaactatatccaaaaatcatggttaaactcgaagtggaagtatgtttttcaaaatagtcatcaagacgtcgttctttcaactgaaatgactacctctacaaaaacgacttgtaacctgtatttccgactataaacctatacttttcctgtttagtttcataaagtacagttcaatatgaaaccatatcaatttgaatttatcaattcgactatcgggcccaacgagccccatccatgtcacagatgctttagtactttgaatttatcatgtccgaaggatgtcccggaatgatgggatattctatatacatcttattaaggtcggttaccaggtgttcaccatatgaatgatttttatctctatgcagtttgcaaaatgcccgatatgagatgtgtatttatgagaaatgaaaaggaaatcttgtggtctattattatgattgataaatatataggttaaacctataactcaccaacatttttgttgacgttttaagtatgtttattctcaggtaattgttaagagcttctgttgttgcatactaaattaaggacaagatttggagtccatgcttgtttaatattgtttaaaaactgcattcgagagtttactttgttgtaacatattaattattgtaaaccattatgtaatggtcgtgtgtaagcatgatattttagattatcattacatgataatctacgttataattattaaacctttatcgatagaataaaggttatggtttgttttaaaaacgaatgcattctttaaaaaaaatgtctcatatagaggtcaaaacttcgcaacgaaactaataaatatgaaacgtttataatcgatatgaacgggacatttcagaatctaTCAAGTTCACAGATTCAGATGAGTGGGTGATTAAGATCTTTATGGCTACAGATAGGGTCCCTAGGCAAAACGAATCAAATCCTCCCCACAACAGTTCCATTCCTAGAGCTCATGTGGGTTTCAATGCTAACAAATTCCAAGATGGGCATTCTTTCACTGATATCTTGCGTAGAGAGAAGAAAGATCTACGTGATACTCTTAATGATATGAGGAGGATACATCATGGGCCTAAGGATTTCGTGGCGATTCCAGGTAAGTCGAATTAGGAGAAGGTTATTCAGGTTAAGGATGATTCATGTGTAGAAAACAATGACCTGTTAAAGAATGCAATTGTAGTTGATGCCAAGAATGCTACTATTCTGGAAAATCTTGAATCAATTCTTTGTGTTGATGGTTTTGTAGATGTTGAAGTTAAAAGACTAGGTGGTTTGGGCATCATGTTGGTATTCTCTTCCATGGAAGCTGCTATGAACGCGTTGGATGTCAATCATCCTCTTAAAAAATGATCCATAAAACCAGTAAATGGGATTTTTCGTGTTGGCCTGAAATTCGTATGGCTCGGCTGTCAATAAGTGGGGTCCCATTACGATGCTGGTCTGAAAGCACGTTTACATCAATAGTTGAATGGTATGGAGTGGTTTACTTGCTCGAAAATTGTTCAATCAAAGGAAATCAGAACTTGTTAAATGGACGGGTGTTTGTTAAGTTATATGAGCCTGAGATTGTTAAAGATTCATTGAAACTCATTTACAAATCCAAAACGTATTTTGTTAATGTTAATGAAGAAGTTAATGCAATTAAAAAGGATGTTCCAGAAAGTCTTGATGGTCAGGGTATTTGTCATAAGTGTTGTAGTCATAGAAGTTCATATTACTCTGATTCTGACTCCATTGACTCGGATGAGTATCTaagcgatgatgaagatgatgaggtaCCGAAGGATGATGACGTGTTTAGTCTTTTTAATGATGTTTTGAAAAGTGACCATGAAGATATTGATGATTCTAAATTTTTCGGCGAATCAAGGGATTCCGGTGATGAAAATTAAGAAGTTGAAGACACTCTGATTAATCCTACTGCCCAGGTTGTTGAAGATGGAGAGTCGGGCTATTTTGGGACTAGTGGGAAAAGTAAAATGGCAGAGGTGGTGTTGAAACTCTCGAGGAGATTAACGGCCTGAATACAGTTCCCAACACAGTGAATAATGATGAGAGAAACCCTACGGTTGAGGCGCGTGAGTATTGTGACCAATCGAactttgattcacctaataatgttCGCCTCTTTTCTAGTAAAAAATCTCCTCCAAGTTTAAAGAATAATCCAGGTTTAATTAATCCAGGCTCTAATGATTTTGGGCCGGTCCACAGGGAGCCTATTGGGCCACAAGATAACGGGTCAGTTAGTCCATTGATTGAAAGGAATAACGGGGTGGACGGTTCATTCTATAATGGGTCAAAACATAAGGATGGGCTGCCTAATGAGAGTAACGAGAATAGTAATGAGCCTGTTAATATTAATGGATCTAATGAGGTGGCAGAAAAAGATAGATCAGTGCATAAGGAAAATAATGGGAAACGTAGTGAGACCCAAAACCACCGAGGAGAAAAGTTTCAAAACCTCTGAGAGGCCAGAGTAATAAATACAAAACTGATTCTGAAAGTGTAGAGCTCAATTCATTATTTTTTGATGATAACAATAAACATAAGAAGTTGAAGAGGGGTGCTACTGAGGTGTCTTATTGTAGTGATTGCTACTTGATTGCAATGACAAATTGTAGGGCATCTTCAAGAATCATGCGGTATAAAAATAGTTTTAGATGCGATTCAAAGTGCGGATTAGGTAACTCGTACAATTGTAGAACTTGTGGGAAAAGAGGGAAAAGAAAGGGCAACAGATCGAAAGAGGTCAATACTCTTTTGAATAGAACAAGCGAAGGTCGGGCCAAATCGTTTAACAGTGATGAGATCAGAAAATATGGGGAGAAAATCGTTTAACAGTAATTTATCAGTTTCTTTTCGTTTGTCATCTTTCTTTATGAAGATACTTTCATTAAATGTTCGGGGGTTTGCAGCAAAGGGAAAATTTGGGTGGGTTCGTAGTATTTGTTTGAAAGAAAGACCTTGTGTTGCAGTTTTTCAAGAAACAAAATGTAAGGAGGTTTCCGATATTTGGGTGCAATCTTTATGGGGTGACTTAAATTGTGGATATGTTCAAAAAGGGGCGGTTGGTAAATTGGGGGTTTATTAATTGTATGGGATAAAAGTGCATTTGAAGTGGATAGTTCTACCTTTTGTGAGTTTTTTGTTGCCATTAGGGGGAAATGGAAGATTACCGGGGAGGAATCAACTATTGTAAATGTGTATGGGCCTCATAATGATCGTAATAAGAAACTTATGTGGGATTTGTTGGATAAGTTGATAGGTAGTATTAATTCGAAGTGGCTTTTGTGTGGTGATTTCAACGAAGGTAGGTCTAGTTCGGATCGTTTGAACTCCCAATTTCATCAAGGGCGGGCTGATTTGTTTATTGATTTCATTATTAGGAATAACTAGGTTGAGATTCCAATTAGTGAGAGAAAATTTACTAGAATTAGTGATGATGGTGTAAAGTTTAGTAAGCTCGATAGATTCTTGGTCTCGGATGGGTTCCTTCATCTTTGGGATGATCTTTTGATTATCTCCTTAGATCGGAACCTCTCGGATCATTGTCCTTTGATTCTTAGGGATAGGGTGTTAGATTATGGACCGAGGCCATTTAAAGTGTTCAATGAATGGTTTAATTGTGTTGAAGTGGGTAATGTAATTAAGGAGGCTTGGGAACAACCTATTTTGGGTTCAAGAAAAGATTGTGCATTTAGGGATAAGTTGAAGAATGTCAAGGTGGCCCTTAAAACTTGGAGTCATAAAAATTTTGGTTCCCTTGATACGGAAATAAATGATCTCAAGAAAGAAGCCATGGAATGGGAATTAAAGGCAAAATCCAATATTCTTAGTGACTCTGACCGGGCAACGTGGTTGGATTGTCGAAGACGTTGGGTGGAAAAGGAAAAAGTGAAAACTAACATGATGAAACAAAAAGCGAAGGTAAAATGGATCCTCGATGGGGATGAAAACTCAAAGTTCTTTCATGCTACGTTACGAAGAAAATACAATAATTGTAATTTTCGGGGTATAATGGTTGATGGAGCTTGGCACAAAGATTCGGTATTTGTTAAAGATACGATTTATAATCATTTTCAGAAGCAATTCTCAAAAAATTTAGAATGTAGACCGAGAATATTGGGGGGCTTTATTAGTTGCAGTTCAAGTGTACAAGAACAAATTATTGGGTCTACTGTTGCTCGTGGGCCTATTAGGCTTGGGGTCCCAGGCGTAAGTGGGAATCTTGATCAGTATGCATGTGCTTCAGGTATTAGGTGTAAGCATATTACAGTAGAGGAAGCTAACGGATTGGAATAGAGGTTtacttttttttttggcgaaaataaataaataaatataaatagatcATAAAGATCAGGAAGCAGAATACAAATTACATAGTTGATCGATGATCTGAGGTTCGTGATCGAACCCAATACATACAAACATTAACAATACACAACTACATTAAATTGTGAGCAAAGATTCCCCAAAAATAATAAAAACCCTGAACTTCCATAACCCGGCCCATCTGCATTCCTGCCAAAATCCATACCTATCGATATACAACCCCCCGATCCCGGCCATGCTCGGGAAAGACCGCCCGATATACTACCGCACCAATCCAACCCAAAGAGAAAATCCGATCAACAATGAGGAAGAAATTTGGGGAGCAATAAATGAATGTGCTTGTAACAAAGCTCCGGGACCGAATGGTTTTAACATGCGTTTTTTTAAGAAATTTTGGCGATTATTAGGGAGGATCTAGTAGTAGAGGTTAATTGGTTTTGGGAGAAGGGTGAGATTTAGTATGGGTGTAATTCCTCTTTCATCACTCTCATTCCTAAAAAGGTGAATCCTGTAAGTTTGAATGAGTATAGACCTATTAGCTTGATAGGTAGCTTCTACAAAATAATTGCGAAACTTCTTTCTTTAAGACTTAGGAAGGTAATACCGAATTTAGTGGGTTTTGAACAAAGTGCATTTATCAGGGGGAGGAACATTATGGATGGCGTTCTTATCGTGAATGAATCTTTTGAGTTTTTAAAAAATAATCGTATTAAAAGCATGTTGTTTAAGGTTGATTTCGAGAAAGCGTTTGATAGTCTTAGTTGGGAATTTTTGGATGATATGATGGGCTTCATGGGTTTTGGTAATAAATTGAGGGGTTGGATTGCTTCTTGTTTGAAGCCGGCTCAATTTCGATTCTCGTTAATGGTTTTCCAATAAAAGAGTTTATGATTGGTAGGAGTGTAAGACAAGGTGACCCACTCTAGCCTTTTCTTTTTATTATAACGGCGGAGGGTCTTAATTGGTTAGCAAAATCAGCGGTGTCAAATGGTCTTTATTGCGCGGTGAAAATTGGTCGAGATAATATTCCAATCTCCCATTTACAATATGCGGACGATACATTATTCTTTGGAGAATGGAGTTTGGATAATATTGAAAGCCTCATGAAACTTTTTAAATGCTTCGAGTTATGTTCCGAGTTGAaagttaattataataaaagtaatttaTTTGGTGTGGGGGTTGACAAAGTGGAGGTCGAATATATGGCTAATTTATTTGGTTGTAAAGTCGGTAATTTCCCATTTATTTATCTTGGGTTGCCCATCGGTGCGAAAATGAACAAATATGAAATTTGGAAACCAGTTATTGAAAAGTTTGAGAAAAGGTTATCGGATTGAAAAGCACGTACGATGTCTTTCGGCGGACATGCAACTCTCGTGGCTTCGGTTTTAAATAGTTTACCTTTGTACTACTTTTCGCTCTTCCGCGCCCCGCCTTATGTGCTTAAAAAATTAGATAGTGTGAAACGTAATTTTTTTTGGGGAGGGTAGAGTGACGAGTCAAAAATCTCGTGAGTAAAATGGGATGATGTCATTCGTTCTTATAAGGATGGCGGTCTAAATTTTGGTTCTTTGAATTGTAAAAATTTAGCActaatcggcaagtggtggtggaggtttcttACCGAACCCACTTCCTTGTGGGTTAGTGTTATCAAAAGTATTTTTGGGGGGTCGGGTTTAATTTCTACGGGTGGGGTTTTTTCAAATTCTTATTCTAATTCTACTTGGAGCAAAATTGTGAAAACAAGTTTCGAGATTGATGGTCTTGGAGTCATTTTTTCCAAGTCTTTCTATAAGGTGCTCGGTAATGGGAACTAAACAAAATTTTGGGACGATGTGTGGCTAAAAGATAAACCCTTAAAGGATATTTTTAAAAGATTGGTGCGGCTAGAATCCAATGTTAATGTTTCAGTGTCCGATCGGGTCACTTGGGATGGCAATTCGTGTGTTACAAACTGGGCATGGGTGCGTTCAATCACAGGCCGAACTGTAGCTGAATTAAATGATCTTGAAGGGCTGATTTTGATGTCCAAGTTGTATGTCGATAAAGATAATTGTTGGTCTTGGAAGCTTTGCGGGTCCGGAATTTTTTCAACTAAATCTCTTACAAAACATATTATGAAATCGTGTTATTCATCCAATGTTTCATGTATTTCGCCTCAAAAGAATCTATTTGTTCCAAAAAAAAGTGGGGTCTTCGTATGGAGAGCTAGGCGGGATAGATTGCCCGTTTTGTCGGAACTTGACAAACGGGGTATTGATCTTCATTCCATCCTATGCCCCTTATGCGATGAAGAGGTCGAAACGGTAAACCATGCATTACTCTCGTGTAAAAAACTTACTGAGATTTGGGAAAAAATATTCATGTGGTGGGGTATAGTATATAATCAACAAAGTCTTGAAGATATTTTGGGCGGATCTCCTCATTTACAATGTTCGGATATTAGTGCGGAGATTTGGCAAGCAATGATTTGGGCAAGCGTTTATTTAATTTGAAAAAATAGGTATGATTTTCAAAAAGTCGTGTTGGTCCCCTCCGGTTGCCTTGTGTTATATTCAAGTGAAGAGTTATGAATGGATTGGGAAGAGATGCAAGAATAAATCTATCGATTGGCTTGATTGGTTGCACAATCCTCATGTTCCAGTCTTGAAATTGTTTTGCTAGCTTGAGTATTTTTATTTTGTGTTTGGTGCGCTAGTTTATTTTGATGCTCATATAGGATTCTAGCTCGGTATCATTATGTGTATCATCATCTTGTGTGAACTCGTTGTACATTTTCgggtttattaatattattgactttcaaaaaaaaaaaaaattcacaatcacATGTAATAAATACATGTCAAGCTCTAAAGCAGAAACGACATTAAGAGTACCCAAAAACTAAAAAAATGAAAGCAAGTTATGTTTGTCGTTTCTCGTGGACACATcctaaataaataacaataacaaataacaGCATAAAATAAAATCAAAAACTAATTTTAGATTTCCACAAATAAGACATATAAGGAATATCTATGAACTTATATAAATCATAAAACATATATATCAAACCAATTCaaatatacatataacaattataaagtattttaggtTGTTTGTTATGACTGAAACTTTAGGTTGTTTGTTAttgttaatttatattattattagcccATGTATTTCTCTTATTGGGTTTAGCTTTTTTAGCATTGTTAGGATTTTAACTTATAAAAGGCTACTATTGTATTATGTACCGGCATTCAATCAAATAATATCAatctattctattattattaacactTTAGTTGCCTCGTCTCACCGCTTTCATTCATCGGCCGTACTTTTCACAAAACATCCGGACAAAACAAGCGCTGCCTTTTTCTCAATTGGTGATTTTTTTATCTCTTCACCCTCTATGATATACACGCGTACACACGTATTCATTGGATTTTATCAATTGATTTTTTATAATCGGCTGCCATTTTTTATCAATTGATTTTTTCAATTGGTGATTTTCATACACGTATTCATTATATACACGTGTTAGGTGACTACATAATTGATGATTTTTATTCTCCTAAAGCACATCACGTGTGTTTTTGTTTCTCTATCATTCCACTATATTGATTCTCAATAATTTATTTATCACATAAATTGTGTCTGGTACTCGTATTCAAAAGTGATTCATAAATTAATTGGTGACATTGGTATTCGCTTATTCATCATGACATATGAAGGTGCTAACGATCAGGTCCACTCGGATAAAGATGCTTCATCTAATGCTTTACTCTGGAACATCATTCAAAACAATCAGAAAATTATAGAGCAGTTAGAAATTACTCAGGCCCAGCAGACCCAATATCCGACCCAACAGCAGGCCCAACAGCATGCCCAATGCTTTTACACAGCTCAGCCGGATTACGGTAGTGCCGGGTGGCACATGGACACGGGTGCGTCTTCACGATCTTACCTCATGTATTAATAATCTTAGTACTgtttttaataattgcaaatattTATCAGTCGCCGTTGGTAACGGGAACACCATTCCCGTCACTAACACCGGCCATAGCTTGTTACCCAATGTCCACTGACCGTTACATTTAAATAATGTTCTTGTAACCCCTAACACCGTTAAAAACCTAATATCTGTTCGTCAATTCACTCGTGATAATCTGGTTTCTGTTGAATTTGATCCCTTTGGGTTTTCTGTGAAAGATTATTTGACGCGTCTTCTGCTTCTCCGATGTGAGAGTACCGGGGATCTCTACCCACTTACATCACCCACCTCTCAGCAGACTCTTCTTATTAGTCCAGTCACATGGCATCAACGACTCGGACATCCCGGACATGATGTTTTTCGTAGACTCCTCTCTAATAAGgatattatttgtaataaatcTTCGTCCCCCGTTCTTTGTCATGCCTGTCAGCTTGGCAAACACGTGCGGCTTCCTTTTTCTGTTTCTAGTTCTAATGTTAATGCTCCTTTTGATATTATCCATTCGGATTTGTGGAAATCTCCTGTTTCTAGTCTTAgtggtttaaaatattatataatatttcttGATCATTTTTCGCATTATGTATGAGTTTTTCCATTACGCAATAAATCTGACACACTTGCTACATTCATGAAATTTCGTACATTTGTTCGCACTCAATTTAACCAAGAAATCAAAGCTTTTCAATGTGATAATGGGGGTGAATTCGATAACACTGCATTCCATCAACATCTTCAAACTAATGGTATTCAATTTCGATTCTCCTGTCCTCACACCTCTCAACAGAACGGAAAGTCCGAACGCATGCTCCGCACCATTAACAATCTAATTCGCACCCTACTCTTTCAAGCTCATCTCCCGCCCACTTACTGGGCGGAAGCTCTCCACATGGCAGCCTACCTACTTAACATTCTTTCCTCTTCCGCCATCAACCATGACATCCCGCACTCTCGTCTCTATAAACAAAAACCTAATTACGCCACTCTCTGAGTCTTCGGCTGTCTCTGCTACCCTCACCTTCACACCAAACACAAACTTGCTCCTCGCTCTACTCCATGTATTTTTCTTGGGTACCCCTCCAATCATCGGGGTTACCGCTGTCTGGATCTTACAACTAACAAAATCATGCTCTCTCGACATGTCACCTTCGATGAGACTTGCTTCCCATTCGGTTCCATGACACCCACTCAACCACCATCATATGACTTTCTGGACCCTCCTCCAAATCTATTTTCCAGaacctttcatctaccaccggagacacagcctcctcttCCTGAGGCTACCGGCACCACACCTCCACCTCATCATATTACGGAGccacagcctcctcctactgaggctaccgtTCCTGCACCTCCACCTCATCCTATTCAGGAGccacagcctcctcctactgaggctacatcTTCCTCTACTTCTCTCTCCACTCACCCCATGATCACCCGCACCCGCCTTGGTACCACCAAGCCAGTTCAACATCTCAACCTTCACACAACCGCCATATCTCCCATTCCCCGCACTTACTCTGAAGCTCTTCATGACCCTAactggaaacaagctatgactgatgaatataatgctttaattaacaacagtacttggaaacttgtgtctcgcccatcggacacgaacatagttcgctccatgtggctatTCAAGCACAAGTATAATGCAGACGGTAATTTGagcaggtataaggctcgactCATTGCTAACGGTCGAAGCCTGCAGGTTggcattgattgtgatgagacttttaGTCCGGTTGTTAAACCGGCATCCATCCGTACAGTTCTTAGTTTAGCGATCTCTAGACACTGGCCTGTCCAccagctagatgtcaagaacgcCTTTCTACTTGGTCAACTTTCTGAGACTGTCTATATGCATCGGCCTCCCGGGTTTCGTGATCATAAATACCCGGATCATGTCTGCTTATTGCAGAAATCTCTATATGGCCTCAAGCAGGCCCCTCGTGCTTGGTTTCAACGCTTTTCCGGATATGCACATCGAATTGGTTTTCATCAAAGCCGCTGTGATACGTCACTTTTTATTTACCGTCACGGATCTGATACAGCCTATCTGCttctatatgttgatgatattgtgttgACTGCTTCCTCTACAGGTTTACTTCAGCGGATTATATCTTCCTTACATAAGGAATTTGCTATGACTGATTTGGGTCCCTTGAACTACTTTCTTGGGATCCACGCGACTCGTACTGCATCTGGTATGTTCCTTTCTCAGAGGCAATATGCTACTGAGATCATTGAGCGGGCTGGAATGCCCACTTGCCATCCCTGTAGGACCCCAGTTGAACCGGGTGCCAAGCTTACTAGTCACGGTCCTCCTGTCAAGGACCCGACTCTTTATCGGAGCCTTGCAGGCGCATTACAGTATCTCACGTTCACTCGACCCGACATCTCATACGCTGTTCAACAGATATGTCTCTTCATGCATGATCCACGGGAACAACACATGCACGCCCTGAAACGGATCATTCGCTATATTCAGGGTACCACTGATCTTGCCTTACAGTTATACGCATCATCTCCTACTAGCTTGGTTGCCTACTCAGACGCTGATTGGGCAGGTTTCCCAACTACCAGACGATCTACCTCCGGTTACTGTGTTTTTCTTGGTAATAACCTTTTATCATGGTCATCCAAACGACAACCTACGCCCTCTCGCTCCAGTGCCAAAGCAGAGTATCGTGGGGTTGCCAACGCTGTTGTCGAGGCTTGCTGGATTCATAACCTTCTCCGAGAGCTTCACTGTCCTCTTACCTCAGCCACTCTGATATATTGTGATAATGTCAGTTCGGTCTACCTATCTACTAATCCAGTTCAACATCAGCGGACTAAGGATATCGATATCGACATTCACTTTGTCCGTGACCTTGTTGCCCAGGGACATGTGCGAGTTCTTCATGTGCCATCCACATATCAGTTtgcagacatcttcaccaaaggtctcCCATACGCATTGTTTGACGAGTTTCGATCTAGTTTGAGCGTCCAGTGTACTCCCActccaactgcggggggatgttagtcTATATTATTATTAGCCCATGTATTTCTCTTATTGGGTTTAGCCCTTTTAGCATTGTTAGGGTTTTAGCCTATAAAAGGCTACTATTGTATTATGTACTGGCATTCAATCAAATAATATCAATCCATTCTATTACGTACTTTAACAGTCATGACTGTGAAACTTTAATTTGTTTGATCAACATAATATATTAAAGAAAGAATCGCTAAGGAGCAGATACAGAGACCATCTAACAAAACAATTACAAGGGCTTCAAAGATTGGAGTTCGAACAACAATTACTGTATGAAACATTATAGTAAAGAGAATAACGCAAATGGTAAACTATGAAAAATACATAAGTCCTTATACTGATTTTGATAAATTATGAAGTCAGAGAATCAAGCTTATTAATGTAAATTAGATAAGTgcatatactgatattgatagattcGACAAACAATGAGAATAATGTGAAGTGTAACTTGAGAGTAGAGATTGCATTTTTCAACCCCTTCACTTATGATTTAGGAATGGCCGGATATGGGTTGACATTTTGTCTCTGATAGACATAAAGATCTAACAAAAGGTAACGTAGTTGCTAATCAAAAGTATTGAATGGATCACAATTACCCATGGTATATTTTTAGATCATATAACCTTGTATGATTGATGAAATTACAAAAGTTCAAGTACATCGACTGCAGACCATATGTTCTTTCCTTTTGCAGGATGTTAATTGTCTTCCTTTTAACTTAGCATTTTAGCCATGAATTTATACTCAACTTAGACCGCCTACCATCTATTTTATCCTTAATTATAAAACTTTTATGATGACATTTTTTTTGCCTAAAGGGGCACTTGTCAAAGATTGGACCTTTagattgtaaagacccgtcctaatccataagaacgaatataataacatatgattaaattgcgaggtatttgacctctatatgatacattttatatgacaacccggaaatttttgacaaaatttgaacaaaatctttgagacgattcatttaaacttcaacaaaattccgacgattcacgaacaattattcataaataattatgcatttgtattaattcgttatattaatactattattaatatcaattttatcactaatcattatcatttacaaatattattattacaaatattattaaggtt comes from Rutidosis leptorrhynchoides isolate AG116_Rl617_1_P2 chromosome 4, CSIRO_AGI_Rlap_v1, whole genome shotgun sequence and encodes:
- the LOC139841424 gene encoding uncharacterized protein; translated protein: MGRKSFNSNLSVSFRLSSFFMKILSLNVRGFAAKGKFGWVRSICLKERPCVAVFQETKCKEVSDIWVQSLWGDLNCGYVQKGAVEIPISERKFTRISDDGVKFSKLDRFLVSDGFLHLWDDLLIISLDRNLSDHCPLILRDRVLDYGPRPFKVFNEWFNCVEVGNVIKEAWEQPILGSRKDCAFRDKLKNVKVALKTWSHKNFGSLDTEINDLKKEAMEWELKAKSNILSDSDRATWLDCRRRWVEKEKVKTNMMKQKAKVKWILDGDENSKFFHATLRRKYNNCNFRGIMVDGAWHKDSVFVKDTIYNHFQKQFSKNLECRPRILGGFISCSSSVQEQIIGSTVARGPIRLGVPGVSGNLDQYACASGIRCKHITVEEANGLE